A section of the Polynucleobacter sp. AP-Sving-400A-A2 genome encodes:
- a CDS encoding spermidine synthase — MADISMAMEPVTFSESGGVRYLHFGSELIQGAMRIRDPDEIYLEYNQQMMAWLLFLETKPGMRIAQLGLGTGALTKFAHRYCPAVKTTVVELNPAVIVSARSMFFTPSDDRRLETLQVDAKAFVKNAKYQNHYDAVQVDLYDAICDGPSASSLDFYKGCFDILRSPGVLTVNLFSRHKSFNINLNNICEAFDNRVLLFPESHDCNVVAIAFKGPQLDVEWKEVSQRAKLIMQKTDLPTNTWVSGLNRENAHQENKLFI; from the coding sequence ATGGCAGACATATCCATGGCTATGGAGCCAGTGACGTTTTCCGAGAGTGGTGGGGTTCGTTACTTGCATTTTGGTAGTGAGTTGATTCAAGGCGCCATGCGCATCCGCGACCCGGATGAGATTTATCTGGAATACAACCAGCAGATGATGGCCTGGTTATTGTTTCTAGAGACAAAGCCAGGTATGCGCATTGCTCAACTTGGCCTTGGCACCGGCGCTCTGACTAAGTTTGCGCATCGCTATTGTCCTGCGGTCAAAACCACCGTAGTTGAGCTCAATCCTGCTGTGATTGTTTCTGCTAGAAGTATGTTCTTCACGCCATCTGATGATAGGCGTCTTGAGACTCTTCAGGTTGATGCAAAAGCCTTTGTGAAGAATGCTAAATATCAAAATCACTATGATGCAGTCCAAGTCGACCTTTATGATGCAATATGTGATGGCCCATCTGCAAGTTCCTTAGACTTTTATAAGGGCTGTTTTGATATCCTGAGATCGCCAGGCGTATTAACGGTGAATTTATTCTCTCGCCATAAGAGTTTTAATATTAATCTCAATAACATTTGCGAAGCATTTGATAACCGAGTGCTCTTATTTCCAGAATCGCATGATTGCAATGTTGTTGCAATTGCCTTTAAAGGTCCACAACTCGATGTGGAGTGGAAAGAGGTTTCACAGCGCGCCAAGCTGATTATGCAAAAAACGGACTTACCAACCAATACCTGGGTATCTGGATTGAATCGTGAAAATGCGCATCAAGAAAATAAACTATTTATTTAA